One window from the genome of Toxotes jaculatrix isolate fToxJac2 chromosome 17, fToxJac2.pri, whole genome shotgun sequence encodes:
- the yy1a gene encoding transcriptional repressor protein YY1a gives MASGDTLYIETDGSEMPAEIVELHEIEVETIETTVVGDDGEHQPMIALQPLDTDDPNSIHPHQEVILVQTREEVVGEDDSELHTDDGFEDQILIPVPAVEEDYIEQTLVTVAGKSSSTGRMKKAGSGKKAGKKSYLSGGEMGRKWEQKQVQIKTLEGEFSVTMWASDDKKDIDHEEQITGENSPPDYSEYMTGKKLPPGGIPGIDLSDPKQLAEFARMKPRKVKEDDAPRTIACPHKGCTKMFRDNSAMRKHLHTHGPRVHVCAECGKAFVESSKLKRHQLVHTGEKPFQCTFEGCGKRFSLDFNLRTHVRIHTGDRPYVCPFDGCNKKFAQSTNLKSHILTHAKAKNNQ, from the exons ATGGCATCGGGGGACACCCTGTACATAGAAACTGATGGCTCAGAAATGCCAGCCGAAATAGTGGAACTGCACGAAATTGAAGTAGAGACAATCGAAACAACAGTTGTTGGAGACGACGGTGAACACCAGCCCATGATCGCCTTACAGCCTCTTGACACGGATGATCCGAACTCGATTCACCCGCACCAGGAGGTGATTTTGGTGCAAACAAGAGAAGAGGTGGTGGGCGAGGACGACTCTGAACTGCACACTGATGACGGTTTCGAGGACCAAATCCTCATCCCAGTGCCCGCCGTGGAGGAGGACTATATCGAACAGACTCTGGTTACTGTCGCCGGGAAAAGCTCGTCGACAGGCCGGATGAAGAAGGCTGGAAGCGGAAAGAAAGCGGGCAAAAAGAGCTACTTGAGCGGGGGAGAAATGGGCCGAAAATGGGAACAGAAGCAGGTCCAGATAAAGACTTTGGAGGGGGAGTTTTCCGTCACTATGTGGGCATCGG ATGACAAGAAGGACATAGACCATGAGGAGCAAATCACAGGAGAAAACTCACCTCCAGATTATTCAGAGTATATGACAGGGAAGAAGCTGCCTCCAGGGGGCATCCCAGGCATCGACCTGTCAGACCCCAAACAGCTGGCTGAGTTTGCAAG AATGAAGccaagaaaagtaaaagaagacGATGCACCCAGGACGATAGCCTGTCCGCACAAA ggatGCACCAAGATGTTCAGGGACAACTCGGCAATGAGGAAGCACTTACACACCCATGGGCCTCGCGTGCACGTCTGTGCAGAGTGTGGCAAAGCCTTCGTGGAGAGTTCAAAACTGAAGAGGCATCAACTCgtacacacaggagagaaacctTTCCAG TGCACATTTGAGGGCTGTGGCAAGCGGTTCTCTCTGGACTTTAACTTGCGCACACATGTGCGTATTCACACTGGAGACCGCCCGTACGTGTGTCCCTTTGACGGCTGCAACAAAAAATTTGCCCAGTCAACCAACCTGAAGTCTCACATCCTGACACACGCcaaagccaaaaacaatcaGTGA